Proteins encoded together in one Benincasa hispida cultivar B227 chromosome 1, ASM972705v1, whole genome shotgun sequence window:
- the LOC120077879 gene encoding uncharacterized protein LOC120077879, translating into MPSEPNTTAAPVDLTVDDDQSTNSGKSTSSDASSPTKDEALQDLNSQSAQPPTNDTQQAQDLTRHQSEQEIQRDPPPFLSRLKKKDDSKQFQRFLDVLQQLHINIPLIEALEQMSSYVKFLKDILANKRKIGENEMVALTYECNALFKNNLPTKMKELGTFTLPCTIGGKMVGNVLCNLGASINLMPLSIFKKLDIGEARPTTITLQLADRLIKLLEGKIEDLVQVDKFIFPTDFVILDYEVDREIPIILGRPFLATGRALIDVQKGELTIRVDDQKVKFNVFNALKYPGDIENYQYIEELREGHWHEPLKELEEENCEIGAIVEEDCAAIHV; encoded by the coding sequence ATGCCATCAGAACCAAATACGACAGCAGCACCAGTAGATCTAACGGTTGATGATGACCAATCAACTAATAGTGGAAAAAGTACCAGTTCAGACGCAAGTtcacctacaaaagatgaagctcttcaagatttgaattctcaatcagCGCAACCTCCAACTAATGATACACAACAAGCGCAGGACCTCACCAGACACCAAAGTGAACAAGAAATACAGCgcgatcctccacctttcctgTCCaggttgaaaaagaaagatgatagcaagCAATTTCAAAGGTTTCTCGACGTTCTCCAACAActacacattaatattcccTTGATAGAAGCATTAGAGCAGATGTCGAGTTATGTAAagtttctcaaggatattctcgCCAATAAGAGAAAGATCGGGGAAAATGAAATGGTTGCGTTAACATATGAGTGCAACGCTTTGTTTAAAAACAACCtccccactaaaatgaaggaGCTTGGGACATTTACATTGCCTTGCACgataggagggaagatggtcggGAATGTGTTGTGCAatttaggggcaagcataaatctgatgcccttgtcaatttttaagaagttGGATATCGGCGAAGCAagaccaaccacgatcacattacagCTGGCCGATAGATTGATAAAGCTTcttgagggcaagatagaagatctcgtgcaagtggacaagtttatttTCCCGACAGActttgtcatattggattacgaagTCGATAGAGAAATCCCTATCATCCTTGGTCGACCATTTCTTGCCACAGGGCGAGCATTGATCGATGTGCAGAAAGGAGAACTGACCATCAGGGTCGACGATCAAAAGGTAAAATTCAATGTattcaatgcgttgaagtacccagGTGATATAGAAAACTACCAATATATCGAGGAACTGCGGGAAGGACATTGGCACGAACCCCTGAAGGAGCTAGAGGAAGAAAATTGTGAAATCGGTGCAATAGTGGAGGAGGACTGTGCCGCAATTCATGTGTAA